Proteins encoded within one genomic window of Amycolatopsis nigrescens CSC17Ta-90:
- a CDS encoding ABC transporter permease — MLTDLWNWFADPAHWQGEDGVPNRLAEHLGYTMLALAIALVIAVPLGLFVGHTGRGGVALVSVGNAIRALPTLGLVTFLFLLFTESGTATVIGLVVLAVPPILAGTYAGLQATDHGVVDAAEGVGMTGWQRLWQVEVPISLPLVLGGIRNAVLQLVATAAVAAYVGLGGLGRFLLDGLAILDYSEVVAGAILTALLAIVLDLIFAALQRAVVPRGVRLAAAAASGKKVTVGGETA; from the coding sequence ATGCTCACTGATCTCTGGAACTGGTTCGCCGACCCGGCGCACTGGCAGGGCGAGGACGGGGTGCCGAACCGGCTGGCCGAGCACCTCGGCTACACCATGCTCGCGCTGGCCATTGCGTTGGTGATCGCGGTGCCGCTCGGCCTGTTCGTCGGGCACACCGGCCGTGGCGGGGTGGCGCTGGTGAGCGTGGGCAACGCGATCCGCGCGCTGCCCACCCTCGGCCTGGTCACCTTCCTGTTCCTGCTGTTCACCGAGAGCGGGACGGCCACCGTGATCGGGCTGGTGGTGCTGGCCGTGCCGCCGATCCTGGCCGGCACCTACGCCGGGCTGCAGGCCACCGACCACGGGGTGGTCGACGCGGCCGAAGGGGTCGGCATGACCGGCTGGCAGCGGCTCTGGCAGGTCGAGGTGCCGATTTCGCTACCGCTCGTGCTCGGCGGCATCCGCAACGCGGTGCTTCAGCTGGTGGCCACCGCGGCCGTCGCCGCCTACGTCGGCCTCGGCGGGCTCGGCCGGTTCCTGCTGGACGGACTGGCCATTTTGGACTATTCCGAGGTGGTCGCGGGCGCGATCCTCACCGCGCTGCTGGCCATCGTGCTGGACCTGATCTTCGCCGCCCTGCAACGGGCCGTGGTGCCGAGGGGTGTGCGGCTGGCCGCGGCCGCGGCGTCCGGCAAGAAGGTCACCGTCGGGGGAGAGACCGCATGA